From Mucilaginibacter rubeus, a single genomic window includes:
- a CDS encoding fumarylacetoacetate hydrolase family protein produces MKIIAIGRNYAEHAKELNNPVPTTPVIFMKPDTALLKENKPFYHPDFSEDVHHEIELVLKISKEGKHISEKFAANYYEEIGLGIDFTARDVQARHKEKGLPWELAKAFDGSAPVSNFVPKSKFESVYDINFKLDINGETRQQGNTRDLLFSFESIIAFVSKYITLKKGDLIFTGTPPGVSKVKIGDRLEGYLEDEKMLDFYVK; encoded by the coding sequence ATGAAAATTATTGCCATTGGCCGCAACTATGCCGAACACGCCAAAGAACTCAATAACCCGGTACCTACCACTCCGGTTATCTTCATGAAGCCCGACACGGCTTTGCTAAAAGAAAACAAGCCTTTTTACCATCCCGATTTTTCGGAAGATGTTCACCACGAAATAGAACTGGTTTTAAAGATCAGCAAGGAAGGCAAGCATATCAGCGAAAAATTTGCCGCTAACTATTACGAAGAAATTGGTTTGGGGATTGACTTCACCGCGCGCGATGTTCAGGCCCGTCATAAAGAAAAAGGATTGCCCTGGGAATTGGCCAAAGCTTTTGATGGTTCTGCACCTGTCAGCAATTTTGTGCCTAAAAGCAAGTTTGAGTCGGTTTATGATATCAACTTTAAGTTGGATATCAACGGCGAAACCCGCCAGCAGGGCAATACCCGCGATCTGCTTTTCTCGTTCGAGAGCATCATCGCTTTTGTTTCAAAATACATCACCCTTAAAAAGGGCGACTTAATATTTACCGGCACCCCACCGGGTGTATCAAAAGTAAAAATCGGCGACAGGCTTGAGGGATATCTTGAGGATGAGAAAATGCTTGATTTTTACGTTAAATAA
- a CDS encoding T9SS type A sorting domain-containing protein produces MRRNFTYSYVYTYTWVVMIAMAIFMNFAFVVDGHTLKSDTVYLRGKTKGTKTSYLKNGLHLSLPPLKPAVTSNVKLNVSRPDDKLLSDVQLYPNPVTDQINLKYSISRNTNVTIKIMDVLGNDISTLFSQRVESGDHNLNYPISNKLVRGFYFVRVVAGTESVIKRISVIN; encoded by the coding sequence ATGAGGCGAAATTTTACATATTCTTATGTTTACACCTACACCTGGGTCGTGATGATTGCGATGGCAATTTTCATGAACTTCGCCTTTGTAGTTGATGGCCATACGCTGAAGTCTGATACCGTGTATCTCAGGGGTAAAACCAAGGGCACCAAGACCTCTTATTTAAAAAATGGCCTGCATCTTTCGCTTCCTCCGCTAAAACCTGCTGTTACTTCAAATGTTAAATTAAATGTATCAAGACCGGATGATAAACTGTTAAGTGATGTACAGTTGTATCCTAACCCGGTTACCGATCAGATCAATCTTAAATACTCTATATCACGCAATACCAATGTTACCATTAAAATAATGGATGTGTTGGGTAACGACATTTCCACCCTGTTTTCGCAAAGGGTTGAATCTGGCGATCATAATCTGAACTATCCTATCAGCAATAAGCTGGTCCGCGGTTTTTACTTTGTACGCGTAGTAGCCGGCACCGAATCGGTTATTAAAAGGATTTCGGTTATTAATTAA
- a CDS encoding KUP/HAK/KT family potassium transporter, protein MSNHKDLHKLSAAGFLISLGIIYGDIGTSPLYVFKAIVGQRQISETLILGGVSLIFWTLTLQTTLKYVVITLRADNKGEGGIFSLFSLVRRKAKWLIVPAVVGGCALLADGIITPPITISSAIEGLQTYYPNLPTVYVVMAIITALFIIQQFGTSLVGKAFGPIMFIWFTMMGFLGVTYIVHDPWVIRSLNPYYAFKLLTSSSSDGAFIILGAVFLCTTGAEALYSDLGHCGKANIRVSWIYVKICLILNYLGQAVWLLQRNGHVMDLNAQNPFYQIMPTWFLIYGIGIATVAAIIASQALISGSFTLIAEAVRLNLWPKVRINYPSEQKGQLYVPSVNWLLWAGCLGVVLIFKHSDKMEAAYGLSITVAMLMTTILVSKFLKRKKVPNYIINLFLAVYLLIEGTFLTGNLHKFLDGGWFTLSIGFLLFTVMWTWHTARKIRNRYVKFVEIEDYFDIIKELSSDESVPKYASQLVYLTSANFNSEIESKIVYSILQKQPKRADVYWLVHVDVVDEPYKREYEVDHLVPNKLIRIDFKLGFRVEQQINLLFRKVVEDLVKKGEVDITSTYKSLNKHKIVGDFRFVVIEKIFSRSHNLSFVERFIMDYYKQLKKVSLSEERGFGLDLSFVTVEKVPLVLAIPEAIEIHRVN, encoded by the coding sequence GTGTCAAATCATAAAGATCTGCATAAACTGTCGGCCGCTGGCTTCCTGATCAGTTTAGGAATAATTTACGGTGATATTGGTACCTCCCCACTATACGTATTTAAGGCCATTGTTGGCCAACGTCAAATTTCAGAAACGTTAATTCTTGGAGGTGTTTCGCTTATTTTCTGGACATTAACCTTGCAAACCACTTTAAAATATGTAGTGATCACGCTAAGGGCCGATAACAAAGGTGAGGGTGGCATTTTTTCGCTGTTCTCGTTGGTGCGTCGCAAAGCAAAGTGGTTAATTGTACCCGCGGTAGTGGGCGGTTGCGCACTGCTTGCCGATGGTATCATTACCCCGCCAATTACCATATCATCGGCTATTGAAGGTTTGCAAACTTATTACCCTAATTTACCAACTGTATATGTGGTAATGGCCATTATTACGGCCTTATTCATTATACAGCAGTTTGGTACATCGCTGGTGGGTAAAGCTTTTGGACCTATTATGTTTATCTGGTTTACCATGATGGGCTTTTTGGGTGTCACTTATATTGTGCATGATCCATGGGTTATTCGTTCCCTGAACCCGTACTATGCGTTTAAATTACTTACATCCAGCTCAAGCGATGGCGCATTTATTATACTGGGTGCCGTGTTCCTGTGTACCACTGGTGCCGAGGCCTTATACTCCGACCTGGGTCACTGCGGTAAAGCGAACATCCGTGTAAGCTGGATTTATGTCAAGATATGTTTGATCTTAAACTACCTGGGCCAGGCAGTATGGTTATTACAACGCAATGGTCACGTTATGGACCTTAACGCCCAAAACCCTTTTTATCAGATCATGCCAACCTGGTTCCTGATCTACGGTATCGGTATCGCTACCGTGGCTGCTATCATTGCCAGCCAGGCGCTTATATCGGGTTCATTTACCCTTATTGCCGAGGCTGTAAGGCTTAACCTTTGGCCAAAAGTGAGGATCAACTACCCATCTGAGCAAAAAGGACAGCTTTACGTGCCAAGTGTTAACTGGCTGCTGTGGGCAGGCTGTTTAGGTGTGGTGCTTATCTTCAAACACTCCGACAAAATGGAAGCTGCTTACGGTTTAAGTATTACCGTAGCCATGCTCATGACCACCATACTGGTATCTAAATTCCTGAAACGCAAAAAGGTACCAAACTACATTATCAATTTGTTTTTGGCCGTTTACTTACTTATTGAAGGCACCTTCCTTACCGGTAACCTGCACAAGTTTTTAGATGGCGGTTGGTTTACCCTATCAATAGGCTTCCTGTTGTTCACCGTAATGTGGACCTGGCATACGGCCCGTAAAATCAGGAACCGCTACGTTAAGTTTGTTGAGATAGAAGACTATTTTGATATCATTAAAGAATTAAGCTCTGACGAGAGCGTACCTAAATATGCTTCGCAATTGGTGTACTTAACCAGCGCTAATTTCAACTCGGAAATTGAATCAAAAATTGTTTACTCGATACTGCAAAAGCAACCTAAACGTGCCGACGTTTACTGGCTGGTACACGTTGACGTAGTGGATGAACCCTATAAACGCGAATATGAGGTTGACCACCTGGTACCAAACAAACTGATCCGCATTGACTTTAAACTCGGTTTCCGTGTTGAGCAGCAGATAAACCTGCTATTCAGGAAAGTAGTGGAAGACCTGGTTAAAAAAGGCGAGGTTGATATTACCAGTACTTACAAATCGCTAAATAAGCACAAAATAGTAGGCGACTTCCGTTTTGTGGTGATTGAGAAGATCTTCTCACGTTCGCATAACCTGTCGTTTGTTGAGCGCTTTATTATGGACTACTACAAGCAGCTTAAGAAAGTAAGTTTATCAGAAGAGCGCGGTTTCGGCCTCGATCTGAGCTTTGTAACAGTTGAGAAAGTGCCGCTGGTACTTGCCATACCCGAAGCAATTGAAATACACAGGGTTAATTAA
- a CDS encoding DUF5655 domain-containing protein, with protein MWTCPLCEREFTATNQVHSCRDRELSEALSGKSPHTVALFDHLVDEYLQIGPVKVYPTKSMIALGAKVNFAYISQLGKNFIDVVFPFKQAYDDNLCFSKIKQVPGTNQYNHYFRMYFKEDINDEVRKYMRMAWGMGA; from the coding sequence ATGTGGACCTGCCCCTTATGCGAACGTGAATTTACAGCCACTAACCAGGTACACTCATGTCGCGACAGGGAATTATCAGAAGCGCTAAGCGGTAAATCGCCACATACGGTAGCTTTGTTTGATCATTTGGTTGATGAATATTTGCAAATAGGCCCCGTCAAAGTTTATCCTACCAAAAGCATGATAGCTTTAGGGGCGAAGGTAAACTTTGCTTATATCTCCCAATTGGGCAAAAACTTTATTGACGTGGTATTTCCCTTTAAACAGGCTTATGACGATAACCTGTGCTTCAGCAAGATAAAGCAGGTACCGGGCACCAATCAGTATAACCACTACTTCAGGATGTATTTTAAGGAAGATATTAATGATGAAGTGCGGAAGTATATGCGAATGGCCTGGGGAATGGGCGCATAA
- a CDS encoding amino acid permease → MSKSIFRKKSVAKILNDVECGFSDSEHPGTTSSQLKKELNVKDLTLMGIAAVVGAGIFSTIGEASFHGGPAVSILFILTAVTCGFSALCYAEFASRIPVAGSAYTYAYASFGELIAWIIGWDLLMEYAIGNIAVAISWSEYFVNLLEGFHIHMPKFLTMDYVSALRGHEQVLAAGKNLADISDKVKSEALAWDQAPGLGSFKLIANLPALLIVIIITYLVYIGIRETKKATNAMVVLKIVIVIAVIVVGFFYVTPANWHPFMPNGFSGVMKGVSGVFFAYIGFDAISTTAEECVKPQRDLPRGMIYSLVICTVLYILIALVLTGMVSYKDLQVGDPLAFVFAKVGLNKISYVISISAVIATASVLLIFQLGQPRIWMSMSRDGLLPKAFSRIHPKYQTPAFATVVTGFVVAIPALFMNLTEVTDLTSIGTLFAFVLVCGGVLLLPRQEAEKGKFHLPYVNGKFIVPILTLIILGSVAYFKPAAQVEMMQFKKLKDRSDIIDNMDNNDKLSLLKTTNQLYSTNIVSQPDSAKKYFKDIEEDKFNTALRQTNDISDAKKYYLGFDGFLYNFPNYLFFILIIIIAVYSFMKNFSLIPVLGLMSCFYLMTELGYTNWLRFLIWLVIGLVVYGTYSYKNSALGKESVTA, encoded by the coding sequence ATGTCGAAAAGTATCTTTCGTAAAAAGTCAGTAGCGAAAATTTTAAATGATGTTGAGTGCGGTTTTAGTGATAGTGAGCATCCCGGTACAACATCATCCCAACTCAAAAAAGAACTTAATGTAAAAGACCTGACCCTCATGGGCATAGCAGCTGTTGTAGGGGCCGGTATATTTTCGACAATTGGTGAAGCTTCATTTCATGGTGGCCCCGCGGTTTCCATCTTATTTATTTTAACAGCCGTTACCTGCGGTTTTTCGGCGCTTTGCTATGCCGAATTTGCCTCGCGCATCCCGGTTGCGGGTAGTGCCTATACTTATGCTTATGCATCGTTCGGCGAGCTGATTGCCTGGATCATAGGCTGGGACTTATTAATGGAATACGCCATCGGAAACATTGCCGTAGCTATTTCCTGGAGCGAGTATTTTGTAAACCTGCTTGAAGGTTTTCATATCCACATGCCTAAGTTTTTAACTATGGACTATGTTTCGGCCTTACGTGGCCATGAGCAGGTTCTTGCCGCGGGCAAAAATCTGGCTGATATCAGTGATAAAGTAAAGTCAGAAGCGCTGGCCTGGGATCAGGCGCCGGGTTTGGGCAGTTTTAAACTGATAGCTAATTTACCTGCACTTTTGATTGTAATCATTATCACATACCTTGTTTATATAGGCATCCGCGAAACTAAAAAGGCTACCAATGCCATGGTGGTGCTTAAAATTGTAATAGTAATAGCTGTAATAGTGGTGGGATTCTTCTATGTGACGCCTGCTAACTGGCACCCGTTTATGCCTAATGGTTTCAGCGGTGTTATGAAAGGTGTATCGGGCGTGTTTTTTGCCTATATTGGTTTTGATGCGATATCAACCACCGCCGAAGAATGTGTAAAGCCTCAGCGCGATTTGCCCCGCGGCATGATTTATTCATTGGTAATTTGTACGGTATTATATATTTTGATTGCCCTTGTACTTACCGGTATGGTAAGCTATAAAGATCTCCAGGTTGGCGACCCGCTGGCCTTTGTTTTTGCAAAGGTTGGTTTAAATAAAATAAGCTATGTGATCTCTATAAGTGCGGTTATTGCAACAGCCAGTGTATTACTTATTTTTCAGTTAGGTCAGCCCCGTATCTGGATGAGCATGAGTCGCGATGGTTTACTACCTAAAGCTTTTTCACGTATCCACCCAAAATACCAAACGCCTGCTTTCGCTACTGTGGTAACAGGTTTTGTGGTTGCTATACCGGCGCTGTTTATGAACCTTACCGAGGTTACCGATTTGACCAGTATAGGCACCCTTTTTGCTTTTGTATTGGTTTGCGGCGGTGTGTTGCTACTTCCCCGTCAGGAAGCAGAGAAAGGTAAATTTCACTTACCATATGTAAATGGCAAATTCATTGTGCCAATTCTTACGCTTATCATTTTGGGTTCGGTGGCTTATTTTAAGCCGGCTGCTCAAGTTGAAATGATGCAGTTTAAAAAGCTTAAGGACAGGAGCGACATTATTGACAATATGGATAACAATGATAAGCTGAGCCTGCTTAAAACCACCAATCAGCTTTACAGCACCAACATTGTCTCCCAGCCAGATTCCGCCAAAAAATATTTTAAAGATATAGAAGAGGATAAATTTAATACTGCGTTAAGGCAAACCAATGATATCAGCGACGCCAAGAAATACTATCTTGGTTTCGATGGTTTCCTTTACAATTTTCCTAACTATCTTTTCTTTATCCTAATCATCATCATAGCGGTTTATAGCTTTATGAAAAACTTCTCCCTGATCCCGGTTTTAGGGCTGATGAGTTGTTTTTATCTCATGACCGAACTTGGTTATACCAACTGGCTAAGGTTTTTAATTTGGCTGGTAATTGGATTGGTTGTTTACGGTACCTACAGCTATAAAAACAGCGCCTTAGGCAAAGAATCTGTAACCGCGTAA
- a CDS encoding phosphatase PAP2 family protein, producing the protein MKIGIKDVLYRIRPFFILYLILLATCLTIKLLYSRETIFFTVNSWNQPWLDAIEPYITDIGDGTTAVVLSLFMLLFSYRSWLLLASSYAITSIVAQILKYIYIAPRPKLYFESQWSRVHTVEGVYILEKYSFPSGHTVSAFSAALVITYLCKNKGWGSPALFVAIMVGYSRMYLTEHFYEDVLAGSAIGVFVTIFWLTWLDGKQFIQSAKWNRGLLHLLKKAPVVN; encoded by the coding sequence ATGAAGATAGGAATAAAAGACGTGTTGTACAGGATCCGCCCTTTTTTTATCCTTTACCTTATCCTCTTAGCTACCTGCTTAACTATCAAACTGCTATACAGCCGTGAAACTATTTTTTTCACAGTTAACAGTTGGAACCAACCCTGGCTTGATGCCATTGAACCCTACATTACAGACATTGGTGATGGCACCACAGCCGTAGTATTGTCGCTTTTTATGCTGCTGTTCAGCTATCGCAGCTGGCTGTTGCTGGCATCAAGTTATGCTATAACATCTATAGTTGCGCAGATCCTAAAATACATTTACATAGCACCACGACCAAAGCTTTACTTTGAAAGCCAGTGGAGCAGGGTGCATACAGTAGAAGGTGTTTATATATTGGAAAAATACAGCTTCCCTTCAGGGCATACGGTGAGTGCTTTTTCTGCAGCGCTTGTTATAACTTACCTTTGTAAAAACAAAGGCTGGGGGTCCCCAGCCTTGTTTGTTGCCATTATGGTTGGCTATTCAAGAATGTACCTAACCGAGCACTTTTACGAGGATGTACTTGCAGGCTCGGCTATCGGCGTGTTTGTTACTATTTTTTGGCTTACCTGGCTTGATGGTAAACAATTCATCCAGTCGGCCAAATGGAACAGGGGCCTGCTCCATTTATTGAAGAAAGCCCCTGTTGTTAATTAA
- a CDS encoding glycoside hydrolase family 130 protein — protein sequence MRLSIERKPIRVNPDPKRVIARFFFNGNDRAKEVIERVMLISEDEAFGIVSPILQEYSKRHRNITRVLNRHCSKLKPLFLELNIDFDTLTVNRKLLIGSFFTHEYSIESAAFFNPSIIEDPDQTELEDGQRRVIISFRAVGEGHISSITFRRAMIDKDNNISIQPAGSYIDEAEIVRNAVYNKKLFFEKAAITQISIDVINELESKLDHHFEYANLRRIIMDSQRLQENDMKRLEYDKVLWLADSYYEIVFSLDTDISDRVIFPISEYERKGIEDARFVQFTNDDGSKLYYATYTAYDGSLIMPKLLQTTDFYNFKIMPLYGAGAQNKNLALFPRKVNGKYVMISRIDGCNNYIMYSDKINIWEKPVMLQQPKFSWEFVQIGNCGSPIETADGWIMITHGVGPMRRYVLGATLLKLDDPAVEIGRLKEPLLIPTSDEREGYVPNVLYSCGAIVHNNKLIIRMVYPIHQPPLLRYPWMTY from the coding sequence ATGAGACTTTCTATCGAACGCAAACCCATCCGTGTAAATCCAGATCCGAAACGTGTAATTGCAAGGTTTTTTTTTAACGGAAACGACCGCGCTAAAGAAGTTATTGAGCGTGTGATGCTCATCAGCGAGGATGAGGCCTTCGGCATAGTATCGCCAATATTGCAGGAATACTCCAAAAGGCACCGTAATATCACCCGCGTACTAAACAGGCATTGCAGCAAACTCAAGCCCCTGTTTTTGGAGTTGAATATTGATTTTGATACCTTAACGGTTAACCGTAAACTGCTTATCGGGTCGTTTTTTACGCATGAATATTCTATCGAGTCAGCAGCGTTTTTTAATCCATCAATAATTGAAGATCCCGACCAAACCGAACTTGAAGACGGGCAGCGCCGGGTAATTATCAGTTTCAGGGCGGTAGGTGAGGGGCACATCTCATCCATCACCTTTCGCCGGGCCATGATTGATAAGGATAATAACATCAGCATACAACCCGCCGGAAGCTATATCGACGAAGCAGAAATTGTACGGAACGCGGTTTACAATAAAAAACTGTTTTTTGAAAAGGCGGCTATTACGCAGATCAGCATTGATGTGATCAATGAGCTGGAATCAAAGCTCGATCATCATTTTGAATACGCGAACCTGCGCCGTATCATCATGGACTCGCAACGGTTGCAGGAAAACGATATGAAGCGCCTCGAGTACGACAAAGTGCTTTGGCTGGCCGATTCCTATTATGAAATTGTTTTTTCGCTGGATACAGATATATCCGATAGGGTGATCTTCCCGATATCCGAATATGAACGCAAGGGTATTGAAGATGCCCGCTTTGTGCAGTTTACCAACGATGACGGAAGCAAGCTCTATTATGCTACGTATACTGCCTATGATGGCTCACTGATTATGCCTAAGCTACTGCAGACAACCGATTTTTATAATTTCAAGATCATGCCTTTGTACGGTGCCGGCGCGCAGAATAAAAACCTGGCCCTGTTTCCGCGGAAGGTGAACGGTAAATATGTGATGATATCACGGATAGATGGTTGTAATAATTACATCATGTATTCGGATAAGATCAATATCTGGGAAAAGCCGGTGATGCTGCAGCAACCAAAGTTTAGCTGGGAGTTTGTGCAGATAGGCAATTGCGGTTCGCCAATTGAAACTGCCGATGGCTGGATCATGATAACCCATGGCGTTGGCCCCATGAGGCGTTATGTATTGGGGGCAACACTGTTGAAACTTGATGATCCTGCTGTTGAGATAGGACGTTTAAAAGAACCTTTGCTCATCCCCACCAGCGACGAACGGGAGGGCTATGTACCAAACGTACTTTACTCATGCGGGGCAATAGTGCACAATAATAAACTCATTATCCGTATGGTGTATCCGATTCATCAACCGCCTTTGCTGAGGTATCCTTGGATGACCTATTGA
- a CDS encoding response regulator transcription factor has translation MNVLIVEDEKGLALEVDEFLSHEGFTVEHARTKKSASEKIFVNNYDFILLDLGLPDGDGFDLLKMLKGMNNREDAVIILTARGAVDDRVSGLEQGADDYLAKPFSLNELLARMHAITRRKHRLESNDINVKGLKINIQNRTVTYNDERIALTKKEFEIFNYLVLNKNRVISRTNLTEHVWGDVLEINSDSNFVDVHVKNLRKKLSAYIPIDWFETVRSIGYRINI, from the coding sequence ATGAACGTGTTAATTGTTGAAGACGAAAAAGGCCTTGCGCTTGAAGTTGATGAATTTTTGAGCCATGAAGGTTTTACCGTTGAGCATGCCCGTACCAAAAAGTCGGCGTCCGAAAAAATCTTCGTAAACAATTATGATTTTATCCTGCTCGATCTCGGTTTGCCCGATGGCGATGGTTTTGACCTGCTTAAAATGCTGAAAGGCATGAACAACCGTGAAGACGCCGTGATTATATTAACCGCCCGGGGCGCTGTTGACGACCGGGTATCCGGCCTTGAACAGGGTGCCGACGATTACCTTGCAAAACCATTTTCCCTCAACGAACTGCTTGCCCGTATGCACGCCATTACCCGCCGCAAGCACCGCCTGGAGAGTAATGATATTAATGTAAAAGGCCTAAAGATCAATATTCAAAACCGCACCGTTACTTATAACGACGAACGGATAGCGCTCACCAAAAAAGAGTTTGAGATATTTAACTACCTCGTTTTAAATAAAAACCGGGTAATATCACGTACCAACCTCACCGAGCACGTTTGGGGCGATGTACTGGAAATTAACTCCGACTCGAACTTTGTGGATGTGCATGTTAAAAACCTGCGCAAAAAACTGTCGGCATATATCCCTATCGACTGGTTTGAAACCGTAAGAAGTATCGGCTACCGTATCAACATCTGA
- a CDS encoding sensor histidine kinase — translation MKLQVKLALYNTLTKLAIILFTGLLILLSIEKISYDHVELRLEENERETLKNLSSKEINSKLSDQKPYTDYNILKEEFIIIKPVKFQPTETQGARFTTETRTSEQVTQTYRILTHQFNFNNHTYLLEIGVAITSIEELKSIIKRFTLLTLVIALALTLVSDLVFTKFLLAPFYKIIDRKLIKVNDPMNFDYEKIQTTTQDFELLDDSISTLMKKISNLFSLEKQFIANVSHELLTPISIISSRLENILLQEELSEASENKMHASLKTLNRLKSIINSLLLISKVENNQYAKTDVVMIAGVIMEIEEELEDRLEEKHLVFNNNIKYIYSLMGNRPLMHTLLFNLINNAIKYNKPKGSIIIADELKEDVYILEITDTGAGMDQQQIENAFNRFEKFETEEKESYGLGLAIVKSITTFHNIRVKIDSMKDKGTSVYLIFHRE, via the coding sequence ATGAAATTACAGGTAAAACTGGCCCTTTATAATACCCTAACCAAATTAGCCATTATACTTTTTACGGGCCTGCTTATCCTGCTTTCTATCGAGAAGATTTCATATGACCACGTAGAGCTGAGACTTGAGGAGAATGAACGTGAAACGCTTAAAAATCTCAGTTCAAAAGAGATTAACAGTAAACTTTCAGATCAAAAACCCTATACTGATTATAATATATTAAAAGAGGAGTTCATTATAATTAAACCGGTTAAATTTCAACCCACGGAAACCCAGGGTGCCAGATTTACAACCGAAACCCGAACAAGCGAACAGGTTACGCAAACGTATCGCATACTAACCCATCAGTTTAATTTTAACAATCATACCTATTTGCTTGAAATTGGCGTTGCAATTACTTCCATTGAAGAGTTAAAATCAATCATAAAAAGATTTACCCTTTTAACATTGGTAATAGCACTTGCCCTTACACTGGTGAGCGATTTGGTGTTTACCAAATTCCTGCTTGCCCCGTTTTATAAGATCATTGACCGCAAACTGATCAAGGTAAATGACCCCATGAACTTTGATTACGAAAAAATCCAGACAACCACACAGGATTTTGAGCTGCTTGACGATAGCATCAGCACGTTGATGAAAAAGATCAGTAACCTGTTCAGTCTCGAAAAACAGTTTATTGCCAATGTATCACATGAGCTGCTTACGCCTATATCAATTATCAGTTCCCGGCTGGAGAATATCCTGCTACAGGAAGAGCTTAGCGAAGCCAGCGAAAACAAAATGCACGCTTCGCTGAAAACGTTAAACCGGCTTAAATCTATCATTAACAGCCTTTTGCTGATATCAAAAGTTGAAAACAACCAATACGCAAAAACCGATGTGGTGATGATAGCCGGTGTAATTATGGAGATTGAGGAGGAACTGGAGGACCGGCTGGAAGAAAAACATCTCGTTTTTAACAACAACATCAAATACATTTATTCGCTCATGGGCAACCGCCCGTTGATGCATACCCTGCTGTTCAACCTTATTAACAATGCCATTAAGTATAACAAACCTAAAGGCAGTATTATTATTGCCGACGAATTAAAGGAAGACGTTTATATACTGGAAATTACCGATACCGGCGCAGGCATGGACCAGCAGCAAATAGAAAACGCTTTTAACCGTTTTGAAAAATTTGAAACGGAAGAAAAGGAAAGCTATGGACTTGGGTTGGCTATCGTAAAAAGTATTACCACATTCCACAACATCAGGGTGAAAATAGATTCGATGAAAGACAAGGGGACAAGCGTGTACCTCATCTTTCACCGTGAGTAG
- a CDS encoding DUF58 domain-containing protein: MPKLNEDQQIRQLANLELLARQVVEGFITGLHQSPFHGFSVEFAEHRLYNNGESVKNIDWKLLARTDKLFVKQFEEETNLRCFLLLDTSSSMNFPETGTNKLQFSVYAIASLMYLFKKQRDAFGLCLFSDKIDWISAAKSTTTHLFYLYAELEKMYASPKVNTQTNITNVLHHIAQEIHQRSLVIIFSDMLENNLDAEKQQALFAAIQHLKFNKHEVVIFNVTDKQKELEFNFDNRPHHFVDIESGEELKVNPARIREAYKASLKEYRHQLELKCAQYNIDLVDADIHEGYHHILNTYLVKRNKMI, from the coding sequence ATGCCCAAATTAAATGAAGATCAGCAGATAAGGCAACTGGCCAATCTTGAATTACTGGCCCGGCAGGTGGTAGAAGGTTTTATTACCGGCTTGCACCAAAGTCCCTTTCATGGCTTTTCGGTTGAGTTTGCCGAACACCGCTTGTACAACAACGGCGAATCGGTGAAAAATATCGACTGGAAGCTGCTGGCCCGTACCGATAAATTGTTTGTTAAGCAATTTGAAGAGGAAACCAATTTGCGTTGTTTCCTGTTGCTGGATACATCATCATCAATGAACTTTCCTGAAACAGGCACCAATAAGCTACAGTTTTCGGTTTATGCAATTGCTTCGCTGATGTACCTGTTTAAAAAACAGCGCGACGCGTTTGGGCTTTGCCTGTTTTCGGATAAGATAGACTGGATCAGCGCGGCTAAATCAACCACTACACACCTGTTTTATTTATATGCCGAACTGGAAAAAATGTATGCCAGTCCTAAAGTAAATACACAAACCAATATCACCAATGTACTGCATCATATAGCCCAGGAAATTCACCAGCGCTCCTTGGTGATTATTTTTAGCGATATGTTGGAGAATAACCTGGATGCTGAAAAACAGCAGGCTTTATTTGCTGCTATTCAGCATTTGAAGTTTAATAAACACGAAGTGGTAATCTTCAATGTTACCGATAAGCAAAAGGAACTGGAGTTTAATTTCGATAACCGTCCGCATCATTTTGTAGATATTGAAAGCGGCGAAGAGCTAAAAGTAAACCCGGCCCGGATCCGCGAGGCCTATAAAGCATCATTAAAAGAGTACCGTCATCAATTGGAACTCAAGTGTGCTCAATATAATATCGACCTGGTTGATGCCGATATTCATGAGGGCTATCATCATATCCTGAACACCTATCTGGTTAAGCGGAATAAGATGATATAA